Proteins from a single region of Methanococcus maripaludis:
- a CDS encoding aminoglycoside phosphotransferase family protein produces MFKGINGSESWDIIEEVDKGWSEDKKYHIITKNGKQLLLRISDIKFYERKQKEYNILCELSKMDFEMSKPVDFGICESGVYMLLTWVEGEDLETAILKKNTMEQYNLGIKSGKILKKIHSVNIPSNMDPWENRFNKKIDLKIKAYLECPLKYENGELFIEHITRNRHLLNDIGSTLQHGDYHIGNMILTYSGDVAIIDFNRYDFGDPFEEFNRIIWDVEVSKAFAVGKIDGYFNGNIPEKFFQLLALYISVNTISSLPWAIPFGDEQINIMKEQASKALIDYDYFNTVIPKWYIDAKCMIDE; encoded by the coding sequence ATGTTTAAAGGGATTAATGGAAGCGAATCATGGGATATCATTGAAGAAGTGGATAAAGGGTGGTCGGAAGATAAAAAATACCATATTATCACGAAAAATGGGAAACAACTCCTGCTTAGAATATCGGATATTAAATTCTACGAAAGAAAACAAAAAGAGTACAATATATTATGTGAACTCAGCAAAATGGACTTTGAAATGTCAAAACCAGTTGATTTTGGAATTTGTGAATCTGGCGTATACATGCTGCTCACATGGGTTGAAGGCGAAGACTTAGAAACAGCCATTCTAAAAAAGAATACGATGGAACAGTACAACCTTGGAATAAAATCTGGAAAAATACTTAAAAAAATCCATTCGGTAAATATCCCCTCAAACATGGACCCCTGGGAAAACAGGTTTAATAAAAAGATAGATCTAAAAATTAAAGCATATTTAGAATGCCCATTAAAATATGAAAATGGCGAGTTATTTATTGAACACATAACTCGTAATAGGCATTTATTAAATGATATTGGATCAACACTGCAACATGGGGATTACCATATTGGAAATATGATTTTAACATATAGCGGTGATGTTGCAATAATTGATTTTAATCGTTATGATTTCGGAGACCCATTTGAAGAATTTAACCGAATTATATGGGATGTAGAGGTAAGTAAAGCATTTGCAGTTGGTAAAATAGATGGTTACTTTAATGGAAATATTCCTGAAAAGTTTTTCCAGTTACTCGCCCTCTACATATCCGTTAATACAATCTCGTCACTGCCTTGGGCAATTCCTTTTGGCGATGAACAGATTAATATCATGAAAGAACAGGCTTCAAAAGCGCTTATTGATTACGATTATTTCAATACGGTAATTCCGAAATGGTATATTGATGCAAAATGCATGATTGATGAATAA